The Streptomyces kanamyceticus genome window below encodes:
- the sufU gene encoding Fe-S cluster assembly sulfur transfer protein SufU, whose translation MKLDSMYQEVILDHYKHPHGRGLRDGDAEVHHVNPTCGDEITLRVRYDGSTIADVSYEGQGCSISQASASVLNDLLVGKELAQAQKIQGVFLELMQSKGKLTPDDAMEEVLEDAVAFAGVSKYPARVKCALLSWMAWKDATAQALGTDAADDVAERKTA comes from the coding sequence GTGAAGCTGGATTCGATGTACCAGGAAGTCATCCTGGACCACTACAAGCACCCGCACGGGCGTGGTCTGCGCGATGGCGACGCCGAGGTGCACCACGTCAACCCGACGTGCGGCGACGAGATCACGCTGCGCGTCAGGTACGACGGGTCGACCATCGCCGACGTGTCGTACGAGGGCCAGGGCTGCTCCATCAGCCAGGCCAGCGCGTCCGTCCTGAACGACCTCCTGGTCGGCAAGGAGCTCGCCCAGGCGCAGAAGATCCAGGGCGTGTTCCTGGAACTGATGCAGTCCAAGGGCAAGCTGACGCCGGACGACGCGATGGAGGAGGTCCTGGAGGACGCCGTCGCGTTCGCCGGGGTCTCCAAGTACCCGGCGCGCGTGAAGTGTGCTCTGCTGAGCTGGATGGCGTGGAAGGACGCGACGGCGCAGGCGCTCGGCACCGACGC
- a CDS encoding bifunctional 3-phenylpropionate/cinnamic acid dioxygenase ferredoxin subunit encodes MTFDGARFIRACGLSELEEDTPKRVELDGTPVSVVHTEGEVFAINDICSHANVSLSEGEVEDCQIECWLHGSAFDLRTGKPSGLPATRPVPVYPVKIEGDDVLVSLSQES; translated from the coding sequence ATGACCTTCGACGGCGCCCGATTCATTCGGGCCTGTGGGCTGAGCGAGCTGGAGGAGGACACCCCGAAGCGGGTGGAACTCGACGGCACGCCGGTCTCGGTCGTCCACACCGAGGGCGAGGTGTTCGCGATCAACGACATCTGCTCGCACGCGAACGTCTCCCTCTCCGAGGGCGAGGTGGAGGACTGCCAGATCGAATGCTGGCTGCACGGCTCCGCGTTCGACCTCCGCACCGGCAAGCCGTCCGGCCTTCCCGCGACGCGCCCCGTCCCCGTATACCCCGTAAAGATCGAAGGGGACGACGTGCTCGTCTCCCTCTCCCAGGAGTCCTGA
- the sufD gene encoding Fe-S cluster assembly protein SufD, translating into MAEAQNIPVGSTTAGSIAVAAESTVATRMSAPPSFDVADFPVPHGREEEWRFTPLERLRGLHDGTAVADGGIRVEVSAPEGVTQETVGRDDARVGKAGKPVDRVAAQAYSSFEKASVVSVPKETVLTEPIRITVHGEGGTAFAHQVIELGAFAEALVVIDHTGDAVLAANVDFVVGDGAKLTVVSVQDWDDTAVHVAQHNALIGRDASFKSVVVTFGGDLVRLHPRVNYAGTGGEAELFGLYITDAGQHQEHRLLVDHNTPHCKSNVVYKGALQGDNAHAVWIGDVLIEAAAEGTDTYEMNRNLVLTDGARVDSVPNLEIETGEIVGAGHASATGRFDDEQLFYLQSRGIPEDEARRLVVRGFFAELVQQIGLPDVEERLIAKIEEELEATVA; encoded by the coding sequence ATGGCTGAGGCTCAGAACATCCCGGTGGGAAGCACCACCGCAGGATCGATCGCGGTGGCCGCCGAGTCCACCGTCGCGACCCGCATGAGCGCGCCCCCGTCCTTCGACGTGGCGGACTTCCCCGTGCCGCACGGCCGCGAGGAGGAGTGGCGGTTCACGCCGCTGGAGCGCCTGCGCGGGCTGCACGACGGCACCGCGGTCGCCGACGGCGGCATCCGCGTCGAGGTGAGCGCCCCCGAGGGCGTCACCCAGGAGACCGTCGGCCGGGACGACGCGCGCGTGGGCAAGGCGGGCAAGCCCGTCGACCGCGTCGCCGCCCAGGCGTACTCGTCCTTCGAGAAGGCCTCGGTCGTGTCCGTCCCCAAGGAGACGGTCCTCACCGAGCCGATCCGGATCACCGTGCACGGCGAGGGCGGCACCGCCTTCGCGCACCAGGTGATCGAGCTCGGCGCGTTCGCCGAGGCCCTGGTCGTCATCGACCACACCGGTGACGCCGTGCTCGCCGCCAACGTCGACTTCGTCGTCGGCGACGGCGCCAAGCTCACCGTCGTCTCCGTCCAGGACTGGGACGACACGGCGGTGCACGTCGCCCAGCACAACGCGCTGATCGGCCGCGACGCCTCCTTCAAGTCCGTGGTCGTCACCTTCGGCGGTGACCTGGTCCGCCTGCACCCGCGCGTCAACTACGCGGGCACCGGCGGCGAGGCCGAGCTCTTCGGCCTCTACATCACCGACGCGGGCCAGCACCAGGAGCACCGCCTCCTGGTCGACCACAACACCCCGCACTGCAAGTCGAACGTCGTCTACAAGGGCGCGCTCCAGGGCGACAACGCCCACGCGGTGTGGATCGGCGACGTCCTCATCGAGGCCGCGGCCGAGGGCACGGACACCTACGAGATGAACCGCAACCTGGTTCTGACCGACGGCGCCCGGGTCGACTCGGTGCCGAACCTCGAGATCGAGACCGGCGAGATCGTCGGCGCGGGCCACGCCTCGGCGACCGGCCGCTTCGACGACGAGCAGCTCTTCTACCTGCAGTCCCGCGGCATCCCGGAGGACGAGGCGCGCCGCCTGGTCGTCCGCGGCTTCTTCGCCGAGCTGGTCCAGCAGATCGGCCTGCCCGACGTCGAGGAGCGCCTCATCGCGAAGATCGAAGAGGAGCTGGAGGCGACGGTCGCATGA
- a CDS encoding cysteine desulfurase encodes MTQLPGLLDTEAIRKDFPILDRQIHDGKKLVYLDNAATSQTPRQVLDVLNEYYEQHNANVHRGVHVLAEEATALYEGARDKVAEFINAPSRDEVIFTKNASESLNLVANMLGWADEPYRVDHETEIVITEMEHHSNIVPWQLLSQRTGAKLKWFGLTDDGRLDLSNIEEVITEKTKIVSFVLVSNILGTHNPVEAIVRRAQEVGALVLIDASQAAPHMPLDVQALQADFVAFTGHKMCGPTGIGVLWGRQELLEDLPPFLGGGEMIETVSMHSSTYAPAPHKFEAGTPPVSQAVGLGAAVDYLSAIGMDKIAAHEHAITEYAVKRLLEVPDLKIIGPSTAEDRGAAISFTLGDIHPHDVGQVLDEEGIAVRVGHHCARPVCLRYGIPATTRASFYLYSTPGEIDALVDGLEHVRNFFG; translated from the coding sequence GTGACACAGCTGCCGGGCCTCCTCGACACCGAGGCGATCCGCAAGGACTTCCCGATCCTGGATCGCCAGATCCACGACGGCAAGAAGCTCGTGTACCTGGACAACGCGGCGACCTCCCAGACGCCCCGCCAGGTCCTCGACGTACTGAACGAGTACTACGAGCAGCACAACGCCAACGTTCACCGCGGCGTGCACGTCCTCGCCGAGGAGGCCACGGCGCTGTACGAGGGCGCCCGTGACAAGGTCGCGGAGTTCATCAACGCGCCCAGCCGCGACGAGGTGATCTTCACCAAGAACGCCTCCGAGTCGCTCAACCTCGTGGCCAACATGCTCGGTTGGGCCGATGAGCCCTACCGCGTGGACCACGAGACCGAGATCGTCATCACGGAGATGGAGCACCACTCCAACATCGTTCCGTGGCAGCTGCTCTCGCAGCGCACGGGCGCGAAGCTGAAGTGGTTCGGCCTCACGGACGACGGCCGCCTGGACCTCTCGAACATCGAAGAGGTCATCACGGAGAAGACGAAGATCGTCTCCTTCGTGCTCGTGTCGAACATCCTGGGCACCCACAACCCGGTCGAGGCGATCGTCCGCCGCGCCCAGGAGGTCGGCGCCCTCGTCCTGATCGACGCCTCGCAGGCCGCCCCGCACATGCCGCTCGACGTGCAGGCGCTGCAGGCCGACTTCGTGGCCTTCACCGGCCACAAGATGTGCGGCCCGACGGGCATCGGCGTGCTGTGGGGACGGCAGGAACTCCTGGAGGACCTGCCCCCGTTCCTCGGCGGCGGCGAGATGATCGAGACGGTGTCGATGCACTCCTCGACGTACGCTCCCGCACCGCACAAGTTCGAGGCGGGCACGCCCCCGGTCTCCCAGGCCGTGGGCCTGGGCGCGGCCGTGGACTACCTGTCCGCGATCGGCATGGACAAGATCGCCGCCCATGAGCACGCGATCACCGAGTACGCGGTCAAGCGGCTCCTCGAGGTCCCCGACCTCAAGATCATCGGCCCCTCCACGGCCGAGGACCGCGGCGCCGCGATCTCCTTCACGCTCGGCGACATCCACCCGCACGACGTGGGCCAGGTCCTGGACGAGGAAGGCATCGCGGTCCGCGTGGGTCACCACTGCGCACGGCCCGTCTGCCTCCGCTACGGAATTCCTGCGACCACGCGAGCGTCGTTCTATCTGTACTCCACGCCCGGCGAGATCGACGCTCTCGTCGACGGCCTGGAGCACGTACGGAACTTCTTCGGCTGA
- the sufC gene encoding Fe-S cluster assembly ATPase SufC: MATLEIKDLHVTVEADNATKEILKGVDLTVKQGETHAIMGPNGSGKSTLAYSIAGHPKYTITKGTVTLDGEDVLEMSVDERARAGMFLAMQYPVEVPGVSVSNFLRTSATAIRGEAPKLRTWVKEVKGAMEQLQMDPAFAERNVNEGFSGGEKKRHEILQMELLKPKIAILDETDSGLDVDALRQVSDGVNRVRETGEVGTLLITHYTRILRYIKPDFVHVFANGRIAESGGAELADKLEAEGYEAYTKGGASA; encoded by the coding sequence ATGGCAACGCTTGAAATCAAGGACCTGCACGTCACCGTCGAGGCCGACAACGCCACGAAGGAGATCCTCAAGGGCGTCGACCTGACCGTGAAGCAGGGCGAGACGCACGCCATCATGGGCCCGAACGGCTCCGGCAAGTCGACGCTCGCCTACTCCATCGCGGGTCACCCCAAGTACACGATCACCAAGGGCACCGTCACCCTCGACGGCGAGGACGTCCTGGAGATGTCCGTCGACGAGCGTGCCCGCGCCGGCATGTTCCTCGCCATGCAGTACCCGGTCGAGGTCCCCGGCGTCTCGGTCTCCAACTTCCTGCGTACGTCGGCGACGGCGATCCGCGGCGAGGCGCCCAAGCTGCGTACCTGGGTGAAGGAGGTCAAGGGTGCGATGGAGCAGCTCCAGATGGACCCGGCCTTCGCCGAGCGCAACGTGAACGAGGGCTTCTCCGGAGGTGAGAAGAAGCGCCACGAGATCCTCCAGATGGAGCTCCTCAAGCCGAAGATCGCGATCCTCGACGAGACGGACTCCGGCCTGGACGTCGACGCCCTGCGCCAGGTCTCGGACGGCGTCAACCGCGTCCGCGAGACCGGTGAGGTCGGCACGCTCCTCATCACGCACTACACGCGCATCCTGCGCTACATCAAGCCCGACTTCGTGCACGTCTTCGCCAACGGCCGCATCGCCGAGTCGGGCGGCGCCGAGCTCGCCGACAAGCTCGAGGCCGAGGGCTACGAGGCCTACACGAAGGGCGGCGCATCCGCGTGA